The nucleotide sequence ATAAGCGCCAAAAGCTCGTCCCCTTATTTGGAATTATCATTGGTGTTTTTTTAATACTTTATTCAAGCTAAATTCTTATATTGCGCTTAAGGAATAATGGCATACCTTATAGATAGACAATTAAAAGAGTATGGATACACAGACTATGAAAAAAATTCTCAGCTTATTTACATTGATTTTTACCGCATGTTCAAACCCCCAATACAAGGTACCACAAAAATCCCTTCACGAGTTTACTGTTAAAGATATCGACGGTAAAGATATAAACCTAAACACCCTTAAAGGCAAAACTGTCCTAGTGGTTAATGTTGCCAGTAAATGCGGCCTAACTAAGCAATATACAGACCTACAAAAACTCTATGACAATTACAAAGATAAAGACTTCGTCATTATTGGTTTTCCTGCAAATGATTTCATGGGGCAAGAACCTGGAACAAATGAAGATATTAAAAAATTCTGTTCACTAAAGTATGATGTTAATTTCCCCATGATGAGTAAAATATCCGTCAAAGGAGATGACATGGCACCCCTCTATAAATTCTTGGTTTCAGACCCCACTCACGGCGGTAAAATCAAATGGAATTTCGACAAATTCCTAGTTGACCAAAATGGCAAAATTATCAACCGCTTCAGCCCAAGAACTAAACCACTCGATGCTAAAATAACTAAAGCAATAGACGCCTCCCTCTAATAATGCAGCAATTATCAGGATCCGCACAAGGTTTTTTTGGGAGCCTAATGATTTTTTTAATGAGGCTGTGGCGCTTTATTGCCTTAAGTCTCTTAGCAATTGTGGCCATCATACTAGGAGCCACAGCCTTTTTGATCATCATTGTACCTCTGATCATTTACCTGCTTATCACGAAAAGAAAATTCATTCATGTTCTTCGTAAGAATAAAGCTAAATTCACCTCTACTCAATCACAACGATCTAATAGTCAAAGCACTTTTAATACTTTCACAAATAATTCGACTACTCCTACACGAGAAGAGGAAGAAGTCGATATTGACATAGCAGCTAAATAACAGGCTGTACTTACTTAAATAGCTCCACTTCTTCTGGACTCATATCGCGCCATTCTCCCTCGGGAAGCTCAGGATCTAAAGCAAGATCACCGATTTGCTCTCTATGTAAACTTTTCACCATATTGTTTACCGATTCAAACATGCGCTTGACTTGATGGTAGCGCCCCTCGGTGATTTTTAAACGATAAGTCTTTTCTCCGAGTCGCTCAATTTTTGCCGGAGCAGTGATTTTGTCATCTTCATCTAAGTAAAGCCCTTCTTCTAAACTTTGCATATCTTCTTGACTAAGCTCCCCTGCACTCCCCACCAAATAACTCTTTTCACATTTTCTTTTTGGAGAAGTAATTCCATGAGCCCACGTTCCATCATCAGTCAATATAACCAAACCCGTAGTATCTATATCTAATCGTCCACAGGAAAACGGCTCCCTACTAGCTAAAGATGCCGGCAGTAATTCAAGGACAGTTTTTAAACGCTCATCTTTGGCAGCACAGACATAACCCTTAGGCTTGTGCATCATAATATAAATCTGTTCGCGATACTGCAAAATCTCATCATCAAAAACAACTTCATCATTCGCTAAATCCACGAGAACTTTACCCGACTTCTGAGGAATATTATTAATCTTACCATAGCCATTTTTAAGTGCTCTTGTCGCTTCTGAACGCGTTAATCCAGTGCATTTTGAAATCATTTTATCTAAACGAATTTTTGCCTTTAATTTTGCCATCTTATTTACCTTTGAATAATTTAATCACAAGTAAAACCTCATTGCGATTTACGCAAGCCCACATCTCTAGTTTAAGCTCATGATTGATGACCTTGTAAGTCATCAAAAACGGCATATTTTTCAGCCAAAATTATAAGGAACACGATAATGGACCCCGATTTATTTAATCTCAGTGGACTCCCCGACCCCCAAGAAAATGCCCCTGAAGAAGAAGCCATCTCTATGACTGACTTACTCGATCAACTTTACTCAGATGTAAGCGCTATGGTAAATAACGAAGAGACTGACCCAAAATCTGTAGAAGTAGCTTGGTTCACAGGAGAAAAAGTCCGTAAAGTCCTTGGCTTCATACAGAGTTCTCCTAAAGCACCTGAGGCACTTCAAGAACTAACAAAACATTTAGAAGAAATCACCAAAGGTAAAATCACTCCCGAAAACACCCTTGATTATGTTCGTTTTGCCGAGACTTGCCCAGACATTCAAATAGTTTCTCGCCTCAGCGAGCACCTACAACTCGCTCATTTCCTCACAATAAGTGCATTAGATGATGACATGCACAGAGTTTTTTACAGCGAAAAATGCTTTAGTGAAAAATGGACTGTTGAAGCTCTGAAATCTGCTATTTCTAAAAAAAATTTTGAAAGCGAATACGAATAGCTCACTCAATTCCTCAAGTAAATACTTCACCAAGACGGCCACTAGAATCTCCAAATGACTCTACCGGCACAGCTGTATGATTAAGCATACTCAACCATAAATTGGCCAAAGGCGTTTCGCGTGATTTAAAAGCAAAATGCTGGCCAGTTTTTACTCCACCACCTCCGCGACCCGCAAGAATAAGCGGCGTATTCATTTGATCGTGAACACAGCGAATTCCACCACCATATGCTAGCAAAGAGTGATCCAGTAGACTCCTGCCATAAACGTCTTTAGTACTTTTCATTTTACCCAACAAATAAGCTAAGAGCTCCGACTGAGCTTTATCACGTGCCTCTGATGCTTCACGACGCGCATCAAAGCCCTTATAATGGCTCATAGAATGCGTTGGCATATTTTTGATATCTAGATCATTCAGTATCGCGCCCAAAGGTTGGCGATAACTAATAACTCTCGTTGAGTCTGTTTGCATTGCCGCAACCATCAAGTCATACATCGAGCGAATCCCTGCAATCCCCGTCAATTGTGCTTCAGGCTTCTGTAAGTTCACTTTGGGCTTTTCTTTGCCTGCCCAGACATATGCGCGCTTCAAATCTAACTCCATCGAGCGAATCGATGTAAGGTATTCATTGATTTTTTCACGATCATTTTTACTAATCTTTTTATTAATACTTCGAATATCTTCATACACAGAATCCAAAATACTTTTCTCCTCAAGAATCTGCTTCCTTCTTTCTAGCAAACTCAGTCCACCATTACCAAAAAGTTTTTCAAAAACCTCTATCGGATCTCGTTCACCCGCAAGCGGAGTACCTTTGGCATCCCAAGCCAAAGAAAGCCCAGGGCCTAAGCCCCCCTCGCCCTTAGTAGAGAGTTCTAGTGATTTAAACCTTGTACTTCGCCCCGAATATTCCGCCGCAACTTGATCACAAGAAATACTATTTTTAAACTGGGTTGTAGGATCTCGATAAACATTTGCCGAAGTCAACCACGTCGTTGTTCCCGAATGCACACTTCCAGGAAAATATTTATTTGACAAATTACTTAAAACAGAAAAATCTTTGCGGTATTTCTCCAAAGGCTTCAAGCCTGCAGGCATTTTATAATGAGCTCCCATCTCCTTGGGAAACCAAGTTTCCTCTGTAACACCGTAGGGAAAACCTAAAAAAACAAGCCTCTTCGGCACCTTGCCTGCAGATCTCCTCGGGGCTGACATAGCTTCAAGCATCGGCAGTGCAATACTCGCACCGACACCACGTAAAACTGTTCTTCGCGAAATAGCTTTAAACATCTATCATCCCCTTATTTTAAATGAAAGGCATCACTTGTTGCCACTGCATACAGCAGTGCTCTTGCCCCATAATCATTTTTAATTGTATATTGAAAAATATCTTCCACTAGCTGCGAATCTTGAAAGCCGACTGGACGACCCAAGCCATAAGTCAACATCGCTTTAATTAAGCCTCTAAGCATATCTTCTCTTTGCGTCATTAAGCCTTTTCGCATTTCGACAAAGCCATCAAAAGGCGTCGCATCAGGCAGCCTTCCTTCTGAATCAATCGCGCTATATGTAACTTTTTTCTTTTTGCCAGGAACCGCCTCTTGAGTGCGCCATTTACCCACTGTATCAAAGTTCTCCAT is from Lentisphaera profundi and encodes:
- a CDS encoding glutathione peroxidase; amino-acid sequence: MKKILSLFTLIFTACSNPQYKVPQKSLHEFTVKDIDGKDINLNTLKGKTVLVVNVASKCGLTKQYTDLQKLYDNYKDKDFVIIGFPANDFMGQEPGTNEDIKKFCSLKYDVNFPMMSKISVKGDDMAPLYKFLVSDPTHGGKIKWNFDKFLVDQNGKIINRFSPRTKPLDAKITKAIDASL
- a CDS encoding pseudouridine synthase; the encoded protein is MAKLKAKIRLDKMISKCTGLTRSEATRALKNGYGKINNIPQKSGKVLVDLANDEVVFDDEILQYREQIYIMMHKPKGYVCAAKDERLKTVLELLPASLASREPFSCGRLDIDTTGLVILTDDGTWAHGITSPKRKCEKSYLVGSAGELSQEDMQSLEEGLYLDEDDKITAPAKIERLGEKTYRLKITEGRYHQVKRMFESVNNMVKSLHREQIGDLALDPELPEGEWRDMSPEEVELFK
- a CDS encoding DUF1016 N-terminal domain-containing protein, with product MDPDLFNLSGLPDPQENAPEEEAISMTDLLDQLYSDVSAMVNNEETDPKSVEVAWFTGEKVRKVLGFIQSSPKAPEALQELTKHLEEITKGKITPENTLDYVRFAETCPDIQIVSRLSEHLQLAHFLTISALDDDMHRVFYSEKCFSEKWTVEALKSAISKKNFESEYE
- a CDS encoding DUF1552 domain-containing protein — protein: MFKAISRRTVLRGVGASIALPMLEAMSAPRRSAGKVPKRLVFLGFPYGVTEETWFPKEMGAHYKMPAGLKPLEKYRKDFSVLSNLSNKYFPGSVHSGTTTWLTSANVYRDPTTQFKNSISCDQVAAEYSGRSTRFKSLELSTKGEGGLGPGLSLAWDAKGTPLAGERDPIEVFEKLFGNGGLSLLERRKQILEEKSILDSVYEDIRSINKKISKNDREKINEYLTSIRSMELDLKRAYVWAGKEKPKVNLQKPEAQLTGIAGIRSMYDLMVAAMQTDSTRVISYRQPLGAILNDLDIKNMPTHSMSHYKGFDARREASEARDKAQSELLAYLLGKMKSTKDVYGRSLLDHSLLAYGGGIRCVHDQMNTPLILAGRGGGGVKTGQHFAFKSRETPLANLWLSMLNHTAVPVESFGDSSGRLGEVFT